From a single Paenibacillus sp. FSL W8-0426 genomic region:
- the leuC gene encoding 3-isopropylmalate dehydratase large subunit — protein sequence MSKKTMFEKIWENHVIHQEENKPSILYIDLHLVHEVTSPQAFEGLRLSGRKVRRPELTFATMDHNVPTKDRYNITDPISKQQIDTLSQNCRDFGVKLYDLDTLDQGVVHVMGPELGLTHPGKTIVCGDSHTSTHGAFGALAFGIGTSEVEHVMATQCLQQAKAKTMEVRFVGKRNPGVTAKDMILAVIAKYGTDFATGYVIEYTGEAIRELSMEERMTVCNMSIEGGARAGMIAPDETTFEYLRGREYVPQGEKFEEAVASWKQLVTDEGAEFDRVVEIDVEALIPQVTWGTSPGMGTDISSRVPVPAELPTENERKAAEKALEYMGLEPGTAITDIEIDYVFIGSCTNGRIEDLRAAAKVAKGHKVSSGVTAIVVPGSGRVKLQAEKEGLDKVFIEAGFEWREAGCSMCLAMNPDVLQPGQRCASTSNRNFEGRQGRGGRTHLVSPAMAAAAAVKGRFVDVRDWNFKTEAVI from the coding sequence ATGAGTAAAAAAACGATGTTTGAGAAAATCTGGGAAAACCACGTAATTCATCAGGAAGAAAACAAACCAAGCATTCTGTACATCGATCTGCATCTTGTACACGAAGTGACTTCGCCGCAGGCGTTTGAAGGTCTGCGCCTGAGCGGCCGCAAAGTCCGTCGCCCTGAGCTGACGTTTGCGACTATGGACCACAACGTACCGACGAAAGACCGTTACAACATTACAGATCCGATTTCCAAACAGCAAATCGATACCCTCTCCCAAAACTGCCGTGACTTTGGCGTGAAGCTGTATGACCTGGACACGCTTGATCAAGGGGTCGTGCACGTTATGGGTCCAGAGCTCGGCTTGACGCATCCGGGCAAAACGATCGTTTGCGGCGACAGCCATACTTCGACGCACGGAGCATTCGGTGCGCTGGCATTTGGGATCGGTACGAGCGAAGTGGAACACGTCATGGCCACGCAATGTTTGCAGCAGGCGAAAGCCAAAACGATGGAAGTGCGCTTCGTCGGCAAGCGCAACCCTGGCGTAACGGCCAAAGATATGATCCTTGCGGTCATCGCCAAATACGGCACGGACTTTGCGACAGGATATGTCATCGAATATACAGGCGAAGCGATTCGCGAACTGAGTATGGAAGAGCGCATGACGGTCTGCAACATGTCCATCGAAGGTGGAGCAAGAGCCGGCATGATCGCGCCGGATGAAACGACATTCGAATACCTGCGCGGACGCGAGTATGTGCCGCAAGGCGAGAAATTCGAAGAAGCCGTCGCATCTTGGAAACAGCTCGTAACCGATGAAGGCGCTGAATTTGACCGCGTCGTTGAAATCGACGTGGAAGCATTGATTCCGCAAGTTACATGGGGCACTAGCCCGGGCATGGGGACGGACATTTCTTCCCGAGTTCCCGTACCGGCTGAACTGCCGACCGAAAACGAACGCAAAGCAGCTGAAAAAGCGCTTGAATATATGGGACTTGAGCCGGGAACGGCCATCACTGACATCGAGATTGACTACGTATTTATCGGTTCCTGCACGAATGGACGGATCGAGGACCTGCGTGCGGCTGCGAAAGTGGCTAAAGGGCACAAAGTATCCAGCGGCGTTACAGCGATTGTGGTGCCGGGATCGGGCCGAGTTAAATTGCAAGCCGAGAAGGAAGGTCTCGATAAAGTATTTATCGAAGCAGGATTTGAATGGCGCGAAGCGGGATGCAGCATGTGTTTGGCGATGAATCCGGATGTACTGCAACCGGGCCAGCGTTGTGCGTCGACATCCAACCGGAACTTCGAAGGACGTCAGGGACGCGGCGGACGTACTCATCTGGTTTCCCCGGCGATGGCGGCAGCCGCAGCGGTCAAAGGCCGTTTCGTCGATGTGCGTGACTGGAATTTCAAAACGGAAGCAGTTATCTAA